A single genomic interval of Bradyrhizobium japonicum USDA 6 harbors:
- a CDS encoding RidA family protein: protein MSTRVIEPSKVLKPFGFWNTAFEISSGSRMLITGGISGVKLDGSFDADIEGQTKQMFANVIAVLDEAGMSMENVVKLNTFLVDFSDYEQYSKTREGFLGSRKPAVTLLVINGLPRPGLRVEVDLVAVE, encoded by the coding sequence ATGTCTACACGCGTTATTGAGCCGTCGAAAGTACTGAAGCCGTTCGGATTCTGGAATACAGCGTTCGAGATCTCGAGTGGTTCCCGAATGCTGATCACAGGCGGCATCTCTGGAGTAAAGCTGGACGGCAGTTTCGATGCCGACATCGAAGGGCAAACAAAGCAGATGTTTGCGAACGTCATCGCGGTGCTCGACGAGGCGGGAATGAGTATGGAGAACGTGGTGAAACTGAACACGTTCCTGGTGGATTTCAGCGACTACGAGCAATACTCGAAGACGAGAGAGGGGTTCCTCGGAAGCAGGAAGCCAGCGGTAACGCTGCTCGTGATCAACGGATTACCACGTCCCGGGCTGAGGGTCGAAGTCGATCTCGTAGCAGTCGAATAG